The window TGGGGTTACCTGCTTCATCAGGAAGTTCAATTTCCAGCCATCCGTGTTCGGCAATCGGTAAGTCAAATTGAGAAATCTGGTAATTCTTAGGCAGATCGGGATAAAAATACTGTTTCCGGTCAAACTTACTGTAGGGGGCAATCTTGCTATTCAGGGCTAAGCCTGCTTTTACAGCATATTCCAGTACCTTTTGATTCAGGACGGGCAATACCCCAGGCAGTCCCAAACAAATTGGATCGATGTTTGTATTCGGAGTCCCACCGAATTCTGTAGAGGAATGAGAGAAAATTTTAGTTTCCGTACTCAGCTGACAATGGGTTTCTAGACCAATAATTGCTTCATACTGAGTTTTAATCGGTGCAGCAGTGGTCATAGGCGTTTTGTTTGCTGTCTTATCGCAACAGGTCTTTACTCTAGTTTAGGAGACGCCAAACACCAGACATAAATAAACCTAGGAGGTCTGATCAAACCTCCTAGGTTTCTCCTATTAGATTAATGGGGCAATACATTTACCTATTGAAGTCCCCAAAAGTGTAGAACACCTTGATTCGTAAACAATTCAATGGCGATGGCAATAACAAAACCAAGCATTGCCAAACGTCCATTCCAGATTTCGGCTTGGGGGGTGAAGCCGAACTTGACAGCGTTACGGTCTTCGGGGTTAGTAATGGGTGTGTTTGGTGTATTTGTCATGGTTGATTTTCCTTTTCTTAAAATTTGAGTGAAACTTGTGAGTGTTAAGGACTTACATTAAGCCCCAGAAGTGCAGCACCCCTTGGTTCGCTAATATCTCAGTCAGCAGGGCAGCGACAAAGCCAATCATTGCAAGGCGTCCATTCCAGATTTCTGCTTGAGGTGTTATACCTGTCTTCCAAGCATTACGCTCTTCAGGATTGATGATGGGAGGAGTGTTTGAGGGTTGCATGATTGCCGATTCCTATAATGAATATTTTGTTGCTTTCGTCAAGCTTACTTTAATAAAGTTAACGAAGACTGAGGCTAAAGCTATCTCTCCCAGGTCAGAAGCTGCTGGGTTGGGGAACTCACTCTTTAGAAGGACAAGGCTTAACCCTAAGAATCAGGTCGAACGGCTAAACCTGTTTGGGGGTCAAAAAAATGAATCTTATCAACTACTATTGATAGCCAAAGTTGATCGCCCATTTGAACGAGTTGATCGGGTGCGGTTCTCACCTGTAAAGGAGATGCTTCAGCTAGCGACACGGTTAAATAAGTGTCGTTTCCCAATGCTTCTACCAGTTCAACTTGTACGGGTAGGTTTTTGGGCGCAGGCACGCTAACGATGAGATGTTCGGGACGAATGCCTAACGTGAGGGAACGTCCGTCGTATTTTTTCAGAATAGGTGCCCAGGCTTCGGGAAGGGTGAGGCGGAACTGAGGATGGGTAATGAGAAGCGGCGCTTTAATCTGAACGGAGATAAAGTTCATCGGCGGTGAACCGATGAATTCCGCCACAAACTGGTTGGCGGGATGGTTGTAAAGTTCCAGCGGGGGAGCAAGTTGTTGGATTTGCCCGTGATTCATCACAGCGATGCGATCGCCCATTGTCATCGCTTCGGTTTGGTCGTGGGTGACGTAAATTGTGGTGGTTCCCAACTGCCGCTGAAGTTTCACAATTTGGCTGCGTGTTTCCGCCCGGAGTTTGGCATCCAAGTTGGAGAGGGGTTCATCCATCAAAAACACTTGAGGATTGCGAGAAATTGCCCGTCCTAGCGCAACTCGTTGCCGTTGTCCCCCAGAGAGATGCTTGGGTAGTCGGTGCAGCAGTGGCTCGATTTGTAACAACTGCGCCACCCGACGGACTTGCTCATCAACGGCTTTCTCCTTGTCAGAAAAATAGCGGATTCCTTTGGGAAGCGATCGCGTCATTGCGACGAAGAAATCCTCTACCCACTGGGGAATCTCCTGTGCAGATTGCTCTTCCCCACTGGAAATCTCCGTTTCCGGAGTTAGCATTTTTGTGCGCCGTAGTCCAAAGGCTATGTTGTCATAGACTGTTAAATGGGGATAGAGGGCATAGTTCTGAAACACCATGGCGATGTCTCGTTCTTTGGGGGGGAGGTCATTAACTAAGCGATCATTCACCCAAATATTGCCGCCCGTCATTTGCTCCAACCCCGCAATCAATCGCAGCAAGGTACTTTTGCCGCAACCGGAAGGGCCAACCAGCACCATAAACTCGCCATCATTTACGGTGAGGTTAATGCGTCGCAATACATTGACATTTGTTGATTTTTGTGCAGTAGAATTTTCTTTAGAAGAAAATTTGTCAACGGCAACCACCGGCGCTTCATCCACCGGCGAGAGCAGAGGTTCTGCTGTTACTGGTGTGACGGTTCGCTCTCCCTTACGACCTGAAAAGCTTTTATAAATATTTTCTAGAACAACCTGCGCCACGATCAATTCCCATTCCGTTACGGCCTCTTATTCAGTTATTCTTCCCTGTCGCTAAGGCGATCGCAACAGGAGTCTAAATACTTACTTGAGTGTATGAAGTGCGGTGGTTATATCCGAGGTTAGAGCAAACCCCTAATTTCATACATAGTAGTTGAGACAGACACCCAGAGGCGGGGACGCGGGAACACCCAGAAAATGAATCTACTATGTATGAATGCAACTTGGTGTGAGCGTCCTCTGTTTAAGATTAAGACGCGATCGCCAATTGTGGCAGATTTAAAGGTTCCGCAATCTGTCGTCCAACGGCGACGGCAACAGGTCGTAAACTCTCGACTAAATCCACCATATCGTCCAAAGAAAGTGCCTGACGTGCATCGGAAACTGATTTTTCCGGTTCGGGGTGACATTCAATCATCAGTCCATCAGCTCCACAAGCCACAGCCGCTTTAGCCAGAGGGGCGACCAATTCCCGCTTGCCCACAGCATGAGAGGGGTCTACAATCACGGGCAGGTGAGTAAGCTGCTTGAGTGCTACGACGGCTCCTAAATCCAGCACATTGCGAGTGAAGTTATCGAAACTGCGGATACCGCGTTCACACAATACAACTTGAGAGTTACCGTGGCTGAGAATGTATTCGGCTGCCATGACAAATTCCTCAAGCGTTGCAGCTAACCCTCGCTTCAGCAGGACTGGCTTGTCGATTTGACCGAGTGCTTTGAGTAAATCAAAGTTTTGCATGTTGCGGCTACCAACCTGAAGCATATCCCCATGGGGTGCAAGGGATTCGATTTGATCAATGGTCATGACCTCGGTGATTACCGGAAGATTGTAGCGCGATCGCACTTCTGACAATATCTCTAATCCTTCCACACCTAAGCCCTGAAACGAGTAGGGAGATGTCCGGGGTTTGAAAACACCACCCCGTAGCGCCTGAACGGGTGCGTGCTGAAGTTGTTGAGCAACGAGTTCCATTTGTCTGCGATTTTCAACGGCACATGGCCCCCCAATAATTACAAGTTCTCTTGCCCCGAAGGTGACGTTATCCGAGAGTTTGACAAGGGTGTTGTGGTTAGGATGAGATTGTGTAGCAAGTTTGGCATTCAACATGTGGTCGGATTCCTTTGTTAGATGGGTGAAAAATCAAAAACCCGGTTCCTTTGCAGGTTCCGGGTTGTCGTAGAAAGTTGGCGTGACTTTACCTACCCGGAAGCGTATCGGGGCCAAAAATAAAAGCCGTAAAGCCAGCTATTGAGGGAAAGGGTCATGCTTGGATTTTGAGGTGTATTTACCTTAAAAAAATAATGGACCACAGCCTTTGTTCTGCGGTCCACCGGGTCGGTTCCATGGGGAACTGTTTTCACCACCGGTGAACCTCCCTAAACCAAAAATAAAAGTAATGGCGGCTGCTGAACATGGCTGTAGCGCTAGTGAGACTATTTGTTGAGTTCTGTAATGCGCCTACCCTAGCAAGCTTATCAGGACTTAGTCAATACCCGTGGGGAGTGAAATTGCCATCTCAACCACAAAATCCTGAATTCTAATTTTTTCCAAGGGGGCATCTAACCAAAAATCTATCTTTGCTAGGGGCAAGGCAACCCTAATATATCGGCTTAGGCACAATGAATGATTGATGATGCTGTGCCCCTACTGCCTTGGTTGTGTCGTCATGCTTGCTACGGATATAACAGCGATCGCCACCTAGGTTCAGCAATCATCATTTCTCATGCTCCCATCAGGCATGATTGTATTGCAAAATTTAGCACCGCTTAGGTCTGCGCCCTCTAGGTTAGCGTTCTTCAGATCGGCCTTACGCAGATTCGCCCAAGTTAAGTTGGCATTATTCAGGTTTGCTCCACTCAGTTTAGCCGCGCCCAAGTTAGTATGAGTTAGACTTGCCCCTTTCAGGTTAGCTTCACACAGATCGGCCTTGATCAAGCTAGCTCGATGTAAATTGGCTCCAGTGAGTTCAGCACCATGTAATATTGCCTCATTGAAGATTGTTTGGCGCAAATCGGCTTTACTCAGATTGGCTTGGTAAAGGTTTACCCTCGTGAGGTTCGCTCCACTTAAGTTAGAATTGTGCAAATTTGCCTTCAGCAAGTCGGCTCTCATTAATGGGATTTTACGCAAATCTGAGCCGTTTAAGTTTGCCCGATGAAAATTTCGTTCTCCAGCCAGATAACGCCGCTTCAGTTCATCCGTATCCATTACGTATCAACTAACTAGATACCACCATAATCTTAATCAGAAAATACCCTACCTGTTCGTGTAGCTTTCGCTTAGCGCCTAGGCAGGGCATTTTCAAAAATTAATTAAAAATGGCGTTTAGGCTTTGAAAATGGGTTAAGCGTCGCTTTCAATGTAGATAAATAAAAGACCCATTACCACAGCAGGCAGGAGCCAAGTCACGACGGGAATCAAAATCCAGGGCAAGAATGAAGCTGCGTATGCACCTGTCATATCAAACTTTCCTCGCTAAATTTACAGGGTTTCAAAACGGATATTACCAAGAGCTGACGGATGGCTTAAGTCAAACACTTAAAGCCAAGGACTGCCAGCCCAAAAATGGCTATGTATTGTGAACGACGCCACGGAGGATGGCATCCACAACATCAAAATTGGCCAGCAGGAAGTAAGCCACGAAAGCGCCACCCATGCCACCAATAAAGAACCCACCCGCAAACTGGCTCCAGCCGTCAGCCGTAGTTAGTTCAGCAGGGGTTTTGGGGTTTTGCTTAGCAACGGCATTATTATGGCCTTCTTGGAAATTGGCAATGCCATAGGCAGCCATAGCGGCGGTTGCAATGATAATCAAAGCTACGCCTGAAATTAATCCACCTAAACTGGCGGCACCCGGATAGTCCCGCAGTGGGCCAAAGATGACCCAAGGGCCGATGATGAAATAACCGTGAGCCAAACCAATCTCTAGACCTCGCAGAAGGGGTGATATGCCTTTGCGGTAGGCGGGGAGATTGTTGAGGAAAGCCCTAACGATACCGGAATCACTGATGGGAGTTGATAAATGCCCCGTAAAAGGGTCACCATTAAACGGTTTTATAAGCTCTGTATCTCTGGGATCAGCCATGCTGAACGTCTCCTATTTGTCTAAAAGGTTACAGAAGAACTTGAGATCACATTCTACGCAAGTAGGGGTTACCCAATGGCAGAATCTGCTGTGACCTTTAGAAAAGTTCATTAAACTTTCTTTCACTGGCGATTTCATCCCTCTTCCAGAGGAAGCGAAAGCAGGTGCATAGGACGCGAGCACCTTAGCTGTTAAGGAACTGGGGGAAAATTAGGCTACCGGACACCAACAGGCAGCGAGGGGATTGAGGTAACCCAAGTGCTTGGGTCAAAACGGAATGTCGTCGTCGTCAAAGTCAGGGGGAGGCGAATCACTCGGTTGAGGTTTAACTCGATCTGGTGTCATTTGCAGATCGATCCAGCGCTTGGCAAAATGCAGTGCTTCTTCCTCGGTCTTAGCATTATGAATGGGAATCACGCATTCACCCGTAGCACTCCAGACCTGAACGCAGAATACGGGTCTAGCCTCAATTATCCAACCTCGATAAATTTCTGCTGAACTCATTGCTGGCACTCCCAGTGAGCAAGCTCAAGGCTTTCCTTCAACCGTAACACGGCTTTCATTTTTTAGACGTAAGTTTTGTTCCGGTTTATATAGTATGTATGGGAAAAGGCAATCTTAATATTCCAATCAATTCAATGAAACAGCTCCTCAATCGACTCGACGAGAGTCAAAAATACCTTCAACGCCTGATTCTACCCCTGGTATTATGCGTTTTAGCCAGTGTATTCGTGGCAGCACCCGCTAACGCCACTGGAGTTTATCAGATGCCCAACATTAGGGCTGGGGAACCGACTTGGGTGGTTGATAAAGCCGAAGTTCTCAGCCGTTTGAATGAAGGACGCTTGAGTAATACTTTGGATGATTTAGCGAAGAAAACGGGCAAAGAGGTCAGGATGGTTACCATGCACCGTTTAGACTACGGTGAGACGATCGATAGTTTCACAAAAGCCCTATTTGAAAAATGGTTCCCAACCCCACAAGCTCAAGCCAAGCAAGCGTTGCTCGTGATTGACACGCTAACCAACACAACTGCTATTCAGACGGGTGAAGCGGTTAAGTCCGTTCTACCTGACGACATTGCCGAAAGCGTAGCGTCTGAAACGGTAGCGGTGCCCCTCCGAACGGGGAACAAGTACAATCAAGCTTTGTTGGATGCTAGCGATCGCTTAGTCGCCGTTCTTTCGGGTGAACCCGACCCAGGCCCCCCGGTTGTGGAAGAAAAGATTCAGGTTGAAAGCACCTTTAAGAGTGCAGAAGAAACTGACACCCAAAATTCTACGATTTGGGTGGTGACTATCTTGATTATCGCCACCGTTGTCCCGATGGCTACCTACTTTTTCTATCAGAATTTCTCAGGCTAATCCTGAATATACTCTCCGCCATCCACTAGAGCAGACTCAGCCCGAACAAACTCCCGTCCCAAATAAGCTGCATGATCGAGCATTGTGACGGGACAGGGTTGGGTTTGCTCAAAGATAGCCACACAAAGTTCTTTTGCAGTTCTGCCTGTAAACAGGGTGCTTTGAGTCCGTTCTACTTTGCCCTTGGCGGGGATGACTTTGCCTGTTTCTGGGTCAATGGCTAAGCCTCGCTCATCAATTACATTAGTGAAATGTTTGGCACAAATTAGCCTTGACTCGCGATCGAGGTAGATAATGAAATATCCGCCTGGGTCAAGGTTGATATCGCGTTTCGATAGCTTATCGTCAATTGCACGTAGGTCATCTACTGTTAAACTCATCTTCTCTGCTAGGGATTCTTCTTTTCTTGTTCTTGCCTGTTTTGGTGCGATAACAGCCCAAACAGACTTAATCTTAGTTTAGAAGTTGGTTAAAAGAGCGATCAGCTTTGCTGTTACTGTAGGCGATCGCACCTCAAGTCAATCGGGTTGAGATTGAAAATTGTCATTATCCAAGGGGTGCCCCTAGAGGATTTTGGTGTGTGACAGGTATTCGGGTAACTGGGACATCCTGCTGCTAGGGCTTGTGAAGCAAAGTATATTTTTAACGAACTACTTCTAAATATTCTCAAATTGTTCAAATAAATTAATTAACCAGTAATTGTCTAGATAGTGGATTAAATCTGGCAAAGCCTCTTTTAGATCAAAGTCAACATCTCGCTCTTGAATATCAATAATTAGTTTGTAAATCAACTCAAAGTTAATTCGGTCTTCCTGTTCCATAATAATGAAACTTCCCTTGGAAGAGTTGTTCAGTTTTTCTATTTCATCCCTACCCACTCTTCCTGTAATTCCGGGTTGTCTTCGATCTCTAAGGAGTTTAAAAGACGTATCCTCCTTGTGCCTGAGTACTAATTCATTCCAGTTCTGGATTCGGGCTGTAAAAGAACCTCCATTAATCTGTAAGAAACCAATAGCAATACTTTGATGTTCATTTCTAATTACAAGGTGTTCCGGTAGCTTCTTCCCACCTAACCGCAAGCTATGTAGTTCAAAATCCTTAAAATCTTTGAATGCCTGAGCAATAGTCCTCAATTTTCCGACATCATCGCTGTCACTAATAATTTGAGGCTGTGCATATTCTTGTTCAATTAAAGTTTCTTGTCTTTGAAGATATAGAATAAGAGGACTAGAACCTCCTCCCTTGCCTTCTATTTGTTCCAGCCTTCTATCTAATTCCTCTGTTTTTTGTCCCAATTCCTCTGTTTTAACGTATAAAAATTGTACATCTTCGACTAAATTACTAACTACTTGCTTCCAATCCGTAAAGTCATTATCTAATTCTTGCAAGGTTTGACACAACACATCCATATCTTCCTGCTTTTCTCGGAAACTAGAGCCAGCCTTTTTCTGCAATTTAGCTAATTCATTTTCCAGCAATGTTAATCTTTCTTGAACTGCTTCACTGACTATTGGTTTTGATGGTGAACTAGAACGTTCGGGCAGAGGAACATTATGAACCTTATACTGATAGTAATCAGAAGCACGATTTAAAACATATCGTATAGAGTGTTGATTAAGAATTGCCTCTAATTCATCTGAATTAAATAAATCTTCTATATTTAAACCAATTTCTTGTGCTTTGATTTGTAAAATTTCTTGTAGTTTTTTACGATTTGGCAGATTTAATCGGACTTGGTACTGTGAAATTCTCCCAAGAATAGAACCATCAAAAATTTCTTTAAACTGTTCCCAACGGTCTGGAAATAAATTAAGAATAATTAAACTATTGGGGACGTGAGTAAAAATTTCTTTTACTGCCTCACCAAATCTCACTAATAGGCTGTCGTTATGTTTTAGTCCCAGTCCTTCCAGTTGATCAAAGACAATAATTAGTGGTTCATCTAGTAGAGAGAGTTTGCTAAAAACAGAAATTGCTTGCAAGGAAAATTCTTCCTTACTCATCTCCTCCTTCCAGTTATTCAAGCCAATAAAATCGGTTTCTTCTTGTGTTAGTTCATTGGCAGCTAACCATCGGGTTACTATTTCTTTTTTCCTTGAATCGGAATAACTACAATATTTAACAATACCCTTAATGATTTGAGCTGAGTAACCTGCTACTCCATACTCATTAGCCCACCATTCATTAGTACGTTTTTCAATGTGCTG of the Allocoleopsis franciscana PCC 7113 genome contains:
- a CDS encoding chlorophyll a/b-binding protein, giving the protein MTNTPNTPITNPEDRNAVKFGFTPQAEIWNGRLAMLGFVIAIAIELFTNQGVLHFWGLQ
- a CDS encoding chlorophyll a/b-binding protein; protein product: MQPSNTPPIINPEERNAWKTGITPQAEIWNGRLAMIGFVAALLTEILANQGVLHFWGLM
- a CDS encoding ABC transporter ATP-binding protein — protein: MAQVVLENIYKSFSGRKGERTVTPVTAEPLLSPVDEAPVVAVDKFSSKENSTAQKSTNVNVLRRINLTVNDGEFMVLVGPSGCGKSTLLRLIAGLEQMTGGNIWVNDRLVNDLPPKERDIAMVFQNYALYPHLTVYDNIAFGLRRTKMLTPETEISSGEEQSAQEIPQWVEDFFVAMTRSLPKGIRYFSDKEKAVDEQVRRVAQLLQIEPLLHRLPKHLSGGQRQRVALGRAISRNPQVFLMDEPLSNLDAKLRAETRSQIVKLQRQLGTTTIYVTHDQTEAMTMGDRIAVMNHGQIQQLAPPLELYNHPANQFVAEFIGSPPMNFISVQIKAPLLITHPQFRLTLPEAWAPILKKYDGRSLTLGIRPEHLIVSVPAPKNLPVQVELVEALGNDTYLTVSLAEASPLQVRTAPDQLVQMGDQLWLSIVVDKIHFFDPQTGLAVRPDS
- the aroF gene encoding 3-deoxy-7-phosphoheptulonate synthase, which produces MLNAKLATQSHPNHNTLVKLSDNVTFGARELVIIGGPCAVENRRQMELVAQQLQHAPVQALRGGVFKPRTSPYSFQGLGVEGLEILSEVRSRYNLPVITEVMTIDQIESLAPHGDMLQVGSRNMQNFDLLKALGQIDKPVLLKRGLAATLEEFVMAAEYILSHGNSQVVLCERGIRSFDNFTRNVLDLGAVVALKQLTHLPVIVDPSHAVGKRELVAPLAKAAVACGADGLMIECHPEPEKSVSDARQALSLDDMVDLVESLRPVAVAVGRQIAEPLNLPQLAIAS
- a CDS encoding pentapeptide repeat-containing protein is translated as MDTDELKRRYLAGERNFHRANLNGSDLRKIPLMRADLLKANLHNSNLSGANLTRVNLYQANLSKADLRQTIFNEAILHGAELTGANLHRASLIKADLCEANLKGASLTHTNLGAAKLSGANLNNANLTWANLRKADLKNANLEGADLSGAKFCNTIMPDGSMRNDDC
- a CDS encoding photosystem I reaction center subunit VIII, which gives rise to MTGAYAASFLPWILIPVVTWLLPAVVMGLLFIYIESDA
- a CDS encoding photosystem I reaction center protein subunit XI, whose amino-acid sequence is MADPRDTELIKPFNGDPFTGHLSTPISDSGIVRAFLNNLPAYRKGISPLLRGLEIGLAHGYFIIGPWVIFGPLRDYPGAASLGGLISGVALIIIATAAMAAYGIANFQEGHNNAVAKQNPKTPAELTTADGWSQFAGGFFIGGMGGAFVAYFLLANFDVVDAILRGVVHNT
- the psb32 gene encoding photosystem II repair protein Psb32 — translated: MKQLLNRLDESQKYLQRLILPLVLCVLASVFVAAPANATGVYQMPNIRAGEPTWVVDKAEVLSRLNEGRLSNTLDDLAKKTGKEVRMVTMHRLDYGETIDSFTKALFEKWFPTPQAQAKQALLVIDTLTNTTAIQTGEAVKSVLPDDIAESVASETVAVPLRTGNKYNQALLDASDRLVAVLSGEPDPGPPVVEEKIQVESTFKSAEETDTQNSTIWVVTILIIATVVPMATYFFYQNFSG
- a CDS encoding DUF4346 domain-containing protein, whose translation is MSLTVDDLRAIDDKLSKRDINLDPGGYFIIYLDRESRLICAKHFTNVIDERGLAIDPETGKVIPAKGKVERTQSTLFTGRTAKELCVAIFEQTQPCPVTMLDHAAYLGREFVRAESALVDGGEYIQD
- a CDS encoding exonuclease domain-containing protein, which translates into the protein MHPQQDFIVIDTEGKKELREIAIINSKGKLIYEAFAKEHPDNYEKVLNLKPLKEIVVDFLEITKTKLIVFHYAKHDIQVLKNSCKKVGLPWQNLTIECSCVLAKAAFPGLPSYSLEYLSKHLNLKVNQSYFDVNLAHIARYDAEFTYQLYLKIMTQAPKAPLLDTLRDKPNPFGSSRVDNPFQDHVDFKEIYQDEFETLKSVITDIKHDKNHQSKGAIVIGEPGSGKTHLMMRLAKELLKVNRLLFIRQPNNPDSVLYHTYSRILESFIQKVPDSNYTQLEHLLANSFVKLISTTRIISLNKRDTEILSAVQKGNLKIYEVLGAEGTQRKREYWQHIEKRTNEWWANEYGVAGYSAQIIKGIVKYCSYSDSRKKEIVTRWLAANELTQEETDFIGLNNWKEEMSKEEFSLQAISVFSKLSLLDEPLIIVFDQLEGLGLKHNDSLLVRFGEAVKEIFTHVPNSLIILNLFPDRWEQFKEIFDGSILGRISQYQVRLNLPNRKKLQEILQIKAQEIGLNIEDLFNSDELEAILNQHSIRYVLNRASDYYQYKVHNVPLPERSSSPSKPIVSEAVQERLTLLENELAKLQKKAGSSFREKQEDMDVLCQTLQELDNDFTDWKQVVSNLVEDVQFLYVKTEELGQKTEELDRRLEQIEGKGGGSSPLILYLQRQETLIEQEYAQPQIISDSDDVGKLRTIAQAFKDFKDFELHSLRLGGKKLPEHLVIRNEHQSIAIGFLQINGGSFTARIQNWNELVLRHKEDTSFKLLRDRRQPGITGRVGRDEIEKLNNSSKGSFIIMEQEDRINFELIYKLIIDIQERDVDFDLKEALPDLIHYLDNYWLINLFEQFENI